One genomic window of Entelurus aequoreus isolate RoL-2023_Sb linkage group LG07, RoL_Eaeq_v1.1, whole genome shotgun sequence includes the following:
- the LOC133653890 gene encoding amphoterin-induced protein 3-like, translating to MICMANPIPILVLLCLLHSTEETCPSMCLCTSDTVSCSSSGLTKLPKLLPTFSITLDLNHNHFSWLRAGSFSRMSRLETLRMAHNQLTGLIYGVFENASSIRYLDLSSNKLKVVEQHYFHGLWRLEELILFNNKITQVEPGTLSSLSSLKKAYFSLNQLTNFPFFSIQDHSQPFLTMLDLSSNHITRLPWEDVKALPGLVQRGLFLHNNSFICDCSMYSVFWHWDLRGFDTLRDFMEEHTCSIYGDPRASIQFLRHTRFFNNCSVEKAVSQPMTVLLSKVFVSEGQRVKLDCQTSLSSTNLSFTWLSPKQGVITQYNINDTAMRMFANGTLEIHTAKVNDSGLYVCTAMDIMQALNATREINVTVLFPVAEPFNTGYTTLLGCVVTMVLILIYLYSTPCRCSCCKQPKPPVISAAAYDPGNLTSVFSPCTGDQQKIHKNKHVAFLQPMLSEQGLE from the coding sequence ATGATCTGCATGGCAAATCCCATTCCTATCCTGGTGCTTCTCTGTCTCCTCCACTCTACAGAGGAGACATGCCCGTCCATGTGTCTCTGCACATCTGACACAGTGAGCTGCAGCTCCAGTGGTCTCACTAAGCTCCCCAAGTTGCTGCCCACGTTCTCCATCACACTAGATCTCAACCACAATCATTTCTCCTGGCTGCGTGCTGGCAGCTTCAGCAGGATGTCCAGGCTGGAAACACTCCGAATGGCCCACAACCAGCTGACTGGCTTAATTTATGGGGTTTTTGAAAATGCCTCAAGCATAAGATATCTTGACTTGTCTTCCAACAAGCTCAAAGTGGTGGAGCAGCACTACTTCCATGGACTGTGGAGGCTGGAGGAGCTTATTCTTTTTAACAATAAAATCACACAGGTGGAACCTGGCACATTAAGCAGTTTGAGCAGTTTGAAAAAAGCTTACTTCAGCCTCAACCAGCTCACAAACTTCCCATTCTTCTCCATCCAAGACCACAGCCAACCTTTTCTGACCATGCTGGACCTCTCATCCAACCATATAACACGTCTGCCATGGGAGGATGTAAAAGCATTGCCGGGTTTAGTGCAGCGTGGGCTCTTTCTCCATAACAACTCTTTTATTTGTGACTGCTCCATGTACAGTGTGTTCTGGCACTGGGATCTTAGAGGGTTTGACACGCTGAGAGATTTCATGGAAGAGCACACTTGCAGCATCTATGGAGACCCCCGAGCCTCTATCCAGTTTCTGCGACACACTCGTTTTTTCAACAACTGCAGCGTGGAAAAAGCTGTCTCGCAACCCATGACTGTGCTCCTCTCCAAGGTGTTTGTTTCAGAGGGACAAAGGGTGAAACTGGATTGCCAAACATCCCTGAGCAGCACCAATCTCTCATTTACTTGGCTCTCTCCCAAACAGGGCGTCATCACCCAGTACAACATCAATGACACTGCAATGAGAATGTTTGCTAATGGTACCTTGGAGATTCACACAGCCAAGGTCAATGACTCAGGCCTGTATGTGTGTACAGCAATGGATATTATGCAGGCACTGAATGCAACGAGAGAAATAAATGTGACGGTGCTCTTCCCTGTAGCAGAGCCATTCAACACAGGTTACACAACACTGCTTGGCTGTGTGGTGACCATGGTCCTCATCCTCATATACCTCTACTCAACACCATGTCGATGTAGCTGCTGTAAACAGCCCAAGCCTCCAGTCATTTCTGCCGCAGCATATGATCCTGGCAACTTAACTTCAGTTTTCTCTCCCTGTACAGGAGACCAGCAGAAAATCCACAAAAATAAGCATGTGGCATTTCTGCAGCCAATGTTGAGTGAGCAAGGACTTGAATAG